DNA from Rubripirellula lacrimiformis:
TGACCGCAAAGCAGCAGATCGGCCCCGTCGGGGACGGGGGCCGGATGGTGTCCCAACGCGAGTCCCGCTATACGCTCCCCGGGCGACACCACTTCAATCGGCCACTGGGGCGGCAGGGATCCGACGTGCGCATCGTGATTACCGCGGATCAGTGTGAATTCTAGTGATGGATGATTCCCCAAGAATTTCTCGACGGATTCGAGTGTTTCCTTGGAAAGGGATGACTTGGCGTGAAACATATCACCCAAAATGACCAGTCGATTCGCTTTCGTTTTGGTTAGGAGGCCAGAGATCGTTTGCATTGTCCCGGCACTGCTTCCCGTTGGAACCGGCAATCCGTGACGGCGAAACGTTGCGTCCTTCCCGAGATGCGTATCGGCGACGAACAAGGTTCGATGCGTCGCGCTGAAGGCGGCTCGCTGTGCGAACAGTTGAAGTTCGATTCCTGCGATCGTTGTATGGATGGAATGGGTCACTCTTTCGATTCCGCCGCCAATTCGAGGTCTTCTTGCATCCGCCGCACCCGATCGGCCAGCGTTTCGCTACTGACCCGTTCTCGCAGTTTGTCGACCAGCAGACCGAACGACAGCGGAGTGACACTCTTCGGTTCGTTCAGAATCAAGCGGCTGGATTCGATTCGGCCAAGTGCAGCTCGCATCCGGGTTGATTCAAGCTGTTGCTCTAACACTTCGCGTCGACTTTGTTCCAACAACATGTTTTCGGGATCGTATTGGCAGAATACATCGAAGAACAAATTGCTGCTGGCTTGCAGATGGCTAGCGCTTTTGCGTCGACCGGGTAGACCTGGATGGATCAGTCCGGCAACGCGAGCGATTTGGCGGAACTGACGTTTTGCCATTTCAGTGGAATTCATGCTCTCTAGAATCTCTGTGGTCAGATCGCCGATTGCGAACACCCCTGCGGTCACCGCCTGTTCAACCTGGATGACGGTCGGCGACTGCAGGACGATTCCGTGGTCATTGCACGCCATCGAAAAAGATTGCTTTCGCAGCTTGGACATGCGGTGGGCGAATAGTGCCGCCATGCCTTCGTGGACCAAACGCCCTTCGAATGGAAACAGAAACAGATGGTGCCCGCGTCGGGATTTGATCTTTTCCATCAGCAGTTCGTCACTGCGTGGTAGGGAACTCCACTTTTCTTGCAACTGGAATAGAGGTTTCAGCGACGTCATTTCGCGGCCGATGTACTTGCCCTCGGACGCTTGCTCGATTCGTCGCCTCAGCGCTTCGCTCAATTCGCTCGACAGCGGCATCCGTCCGCCCATCCACCGCGGTACAGTGTCTGGTTTGCCGGTTGCCCGCCGCACATACGCGGCATTGTCTTTCACACGAACCAGTTGAACCAAGCGGCCTGCGAACAGGAATTTGTCGCCGGGGTTCAGCTTCGACACGAAGCTCTCCTCTGCGGTTCCCAGCGTTCGACCTTTCAGGAATTTTACCTGCATCGACGCATCCGCGACGATCGTGCCAATGTTGATACGGTGATTCGTGATCGTACGCCGCTCGGTGACCTGATATCGACCGTCTTGGATTTCGACACGATGGAAGTCGGGGTAGGCTTCCAGCGATTCGCCACCGTGAACGACAAAGTTCAGCACCCATTGCCATTCGGCATCGGTCAGCGATCGATAGGCATAGGCCGTGCGCACTTCTTTCAGCAAGGCATCGCTGGTGAATCCGCCGCCGATTGCGATCGTCACAACGTGTTGGGCCAGCACATCCAGTGGTCTCTGCAACATGGGACGAGCTTCCAGACGGCCGCCACGAATCGCGTCCTGTGCGGCAGCCAGTTCGATCAGTTCAATCGCATTGGTTGGAACAAAGGCCAGTCGGCTTTGGGCATCGGGTTGATGTCCGCTACGGCCGGCACGCTGCAACAGTCGGGCGGCACCTTTGGGGCTGCCGATTTGGATGACCAAATCGACGGCGGTAAAGTCAACGCCCAAGTCCAAGCTGCTTGTGCAGACCACGGCTCGTAGCCTACCTTCGCGAAGTTCATCTTCGACCCATCGCCGCACCGACATATCCAACGATCCGTGATGGATTGCAATCCGGCCAGCCCACTGTGGCTTTTGTTTCAGAAGATGTTGGTACCAGATTTCGGTCTGGGATCGCGTGTTTGCGAACACCAACGCGCTGTTGACGGTTTCAAGCAGGCTGGCCACTTGGGGCACCATCTTGGTTCCGATGTGACCCGACCAGGGAAACCGTTCCATCTTTTCCGGGATGATCGATTCCAGTTTGACCTTCTTCTTTTTGTGCCCTTCGACAATCTTGACGCGGTCCGGTGGTGTGTCGCCCATCAGAGCCTGGCACGCTTGTGGAAGATTGCCAAGCGTCGCCGACACTCCCCAAACCCGCAGGTCGGGGTTCAGCGAACGCAACCGAGACAATGCCAGTTCAGTCTGGATTCCACGTTTAGTTCCCAGCAGTTCGTGCCATTCGTCGACGATGACACATTCAAGTTGTGACAACTGTGGCAACAGCTTTTCGTGCGTCAACATCAACGACAGACTTTCAGGCGTTGTCACCAGCGCGGTCGGCAGGCGTTTCAGTTGCCGGTTCTTGGCGCTCTGTTTGCTGTCGCCGGTTCTGGAATCGAGCGTCCACGGCAGACCGAGCGCCGAAAGCGGTGCACGCAATGAATTTTCGGTGTCACCGGCCAACGCGCGAAGCGGTGTGATCCAAAGAACGCGGGCTGCGGCAGGTCGTTTGGGATTCCATTTCGTTTGGTCAGGGTTCTCTTGCAACCACTTTAGGATCGGTCCCATCCAAACGCCCAGCGTCTTTCCCGTTCCGGTTGCGGAGTGCAACATTCCGCTAAATCCGTCGCGATACGAACGCCAAACGGTTCGCTGGAATGCAAACGGTTTCCATCCGATCGACGCAAAGTAGCGATCGATGATCTGCGAAGGCGTCTCTCGTTTCGAGGTGATCGTTGTGTTCAAGTTGCCGGTTCTTTGGACGCGTGTGGGCGAAGGGGATCGTCTGCTCTTGGGTGAATCGGGTTGCCTAAGTTAAGTGGGCAATAGTTCCAGCAGTTCGCTTAGCTGGTTGGCATCGGCGGCCTGTTTGTCATGACGCCATCGAACGATTCTTGGGAACCGCGTGGCGATGCCGCTTTTGTGTCGCGAACTTCGTTGCAAACCTTCGAACGCCAACTCCATGACCAGTTCGGGGGATACGCTTCGCACCGGTCCGAACGATTCCTGAGTATGCGTCCGAATGAAGCGATCGACCTTTCGGATTTCCGCATCCGTTAACCCGCTATACGCCTTCGCGAACGGAACCAATTTGTCATTGTCCCACAGCGCAAACGTATAGTCCGTGTACAGGCTGGCGCGTCGGCCGTGTCCTTTTTGGGCATAGATCATGACCGCGTCGATCGTGTGTGGTTCGACTTTCCATTTCCACCAAGTGCCACGAACACGACCGGTGTCGTACCCCGCGCTGCGCAGCTTCAACATCAACCCTTCGGCGTTGTTGTCGCGGCTTGTCTCGCGAACTTGTCGCCACTGCTGCCAGCTATCCGCCTGGATCAGTCGTGTGGAACGCAGATGGGGATGTTGGACCGACGACAGCAGACAATCCAGCCTGGCGCGACGCTGGTCAAATGGTTGCGATCGGATATCGGCCCCCGCGTCTTCCAACAGGTCGAACGCGTGGAACACGACGGGGACGTCGGCCAGCAGTTTCTTGCCAACCGTTTTGCGAGCGATCCGACGTTGCAGCGATGAAAACGGAAGCACGTTGCCGTCGCTGGTCGCAGCAAGAATTTCTCCGTCCAAGACGGTTCCATCCGGTAAACGCTCCGCAGCCGCCTCGACCTCTGGCCAGCGGTTCTCCATCAGTTCTTCCCCGCGTGACCAAACAAAAGTCTGTCCCGATCGGCGAATCACCTGTCCGCGGATTCCGTCCCACTTCCATTCCGCAGCATAGTCCGATGGTTCGCCCAAGGGTTCGGGACCAACGTCATTTGCAATCGCGTGTGCCAAACAAAATGGGTACGGTTGGCTGATGATCGTGTCCTGCGTATCAGGATCGATCAATCGTTGGATCAGTTCTGGCGACGGTTCCCAGTTGCCCATCAGACGGTGTGCGATCACGTCGGGGGCGATCTTGAACCGATCAGCGATTGCCCGTGTCACCAGACGCTTGCTGACACCGACGCGAAATGATCCCGTGATCAGTTTCATCACGACGAATCTTTCCTGGGGCGCGGTTTCTTCCCAGATCGTCAAGATCGCTGCCCGTTGTGCATCCGGGTCCATTCGACGCAGTGGCATCAATCGTTCGGTGATCCAGTGGGCCAGGCTGTGGTCTTCGTTGCTGCTGCCCGGTGGGACAGTCAGTGTCAACGTTTCCGCCAAGTCACCTACCGCGTGATACGATTCATCAAACAACCAATCGGGGATACCCGCAACCTCGGCCGCCCAACTTCGCAATCGCTTGGTAGGGACAAGCCGTTTCAGTTTGCTGCCGGATAAGAAATGGATCGCCCAGGCTGCGTCCAATCTGTCGGCACTGCCAAAGTAGTCTGACATCGCCGCGATTTTTTCATTGGTCTTGGTTGTCGAGTCCAGTGCGTTGTACAGCTGTGCGAACCGTTTCATGTTTCACCGTCCGTTTCCATATCCACATCCACATCGGCGGCAGCGTCTTCGTCTGATTCGCTGCGAGCCGAGGTTTCCAAGACTTCGGCACTGCGTCCCTGTTCGTTCAAATGGCGAGCCACCACGGCGCTGTATCCGTGCGTGACCCACACTGTTTCCGGGTCACACAAATCGATCGCCTGCATCAATGATGGCCAATCCACGTGGTCGCTGACCACAAATCCACGGTCCACGCTGCGCCGCCGGCGCGCGCCTCGGACCGCCATCCACCCACTGGCCATCGCGGTGCTAACGGTCCCGAACCTGCGCATCCACGGTGTGCCATGGGCGCTTGGTACAGCGACGACCATGCCGCCGGCCCAGTCATGTTTTCCAGTGATGGACCCGACGTAGGTCGTTTCGGGCATCGCAATTCCAGACTTCCGATACGCTTCGGTTCCTTTTTCGACTGCGCCGTGCGTATAGATCGGTCCGATGTCTGGATCCAAACCGGCCAGCAATCGTTGGCTCTTTCCAACTGCGTATCCGTACAACACACAGCACTTGCCTTCGTCTTGGCTTTCTCGCCACCACTGGTTGATCGACGCGGTTGTTACCGGATCAGGTTGCCAGCGATAAACGGGCAGGCCAAAGGTCGATTCCGTCACCATCAGATGACAACGAACCGGTTGCCAGCTTTCACAAGTCGGGTCGTCGCCCAGTTTGTAGTCGCCGGTCACCACTTCGACGCGACCACGATGTTCCAAGCGTACCTGTGCCGAACCAAGGATATGTCCAGCGGGATGAAAGCTGATGTTCACACCGCCAATGGAAATGGAATCGCCATATTCCAGGAACTGAAATTCGGCATCGTCGTTCATCCGCATTCGCAGCAGATGTTCGCTCGGTTTTGCGGCCAAATAGCGACGGCAACCCCAACGGGCGTGATCGGTGTGTGCATGACTCACCACGGCGCGATCGACCGGCCGGTTTGGATCGACATAGAAATCGCCCAATGAACAGTAGAGACCGGTGGTCGTAAATTCCAAGATCGTCATTCCCCCACCGCCATTCGAAGGTCGCCGACCAATTGTTCCTGCATTTGATGACGTCGGGACTGGTCAGGCATACGCAAGACGGCCGCTGGGTGCCACGTTGCGACCGTCTGTTTGCACCATTCGGTCTGCAGCCGCTTTCCTCGCGACCGGGTGATGCGGAAATCGCGTCCCAGCAGTGCTTGTGCGGGCGTTGCACCCAGGCACACGATCACATCAGGCTGGATCTCTTCCAGCTCGGCTTCCAGCCACGGACGACATGCAAAGATCTCTCGCGAATCGGGCTTCTTGTGCAAACGCCGTTTGTCAAGCCTTGTGAACTTGAAGTGTTTGACCGTGTTGGTGACATACACCGTGGTCCGGTCGATACCGGCCGCCGCCAAACATTCGTCAAGCAGTTGGCCCGCCGGACCCACGAAAGGCTTTCCCTGGATGTCTTCCAAGTCGCCCGGCTGTTCGCCAATCAGAACGATTTTGGCATTGGCGGGACCTTCGCCGAAGACCAGTTGATTGGCATCGTGGCAAAGATCACAGGCCGTGCACCGACCGGCTGCATCGGACAAGCTTTCCAGACTGCGTTCCGTCGGCATGAAGTGGGCGGCGGTCTGACCAAATCCTTCTTGGGTTTCAATCATTTGATCGACCCGCGTCGGTGCTCGCTGCAGTAGTTCCGGTATCAGGTCCGTTTCGGGAAGGGTGGCCCAATGCCGGACGGGCATTTCACGTTTCATCATCGCCACCTTCACGCGGGCTGGGTTGAACGTGGACGCGTAGTACGTCTTCCACAATTCTTCGAGGGCGTCTTCGCTAGAAACGGCACTGGCAGGCACGCCCGGTCCGTACTGCAATTCGGATTGGTCCCAAGCCACCGATTCGTCGGGTGTAAAGATCGACCAGTTCATGCCTCGGAAACGTCTCGCGAAAAAGGGGGCTGCTAATCGAACGATCCGATGATCCGGACGGTGCCATGCCATGAACGATTCGGGATTGTCAGACACTTTGCGGAACCGCACGAAAGCTTTCATTTTGTGGACGTCTCGTGTGACCGCCTTCTGCATCTGGACCAACTGGTAGACGTCGTCATCGGTGGTGATGTTCAACAGCTCGCGATGCTGGTTCAGGATTCGCCACAGAGTTCGATACAGGATCGACCAACGGGCATCACTGCGGTGGCAGGCAACATTCTTGGCCAATTCCAAGAATTTTCGTGGAACGCTGAATCCGTGTTTGCAGTCTGGTTGCGGCAGCAAGTCATCGTCGAACAAACTTGGTTGTTCGGCATTCGATTGCCACTGGACGTCTGACGGATGCACGTCCATGGTGATCAGACGTCGGGCTTCGGTCCGCCATCGATCGTAACTGTCAATGAAAATAGTCTGCATGCTGGTGCCCGTTAAACCTCGCCCGAGACTGCCGATTGTGCCGCGTCGAACAGCATCAATTGGGTCGTTTTGGGTTTTGCTTGTTTGCCAAGATCTAGCTTGTCTAGGCTGGCTAAACCCGGATTGTGGTCGGCAGCTTGTACGAACCACTTGGTTCGATTCCACGCCACACGCAGTTTTCGGAGATCGCTGCAACGCAGGCTTTGATACCGGCGGATGACTAGAATGCGATCCACACTCCGCACGCCAATCCCCGGGATCCGCAACAGTTCCTCGCGGCTGGCCCGATTCACGTCGACTGGAAAGAAGTGGCGGTTCGCGATCGCCCAAGCCAACTTGGGGTCCATGTCCAAGGATAGGTTCGAGTCGCTTTCGGTCACGATCTCGTTGGCGTCGAACCCATAGAAACGCATCAACCAATCAGCTTGATACAAGCGATGTTCACGCACCATCGGCGGCGACTGGCCAGGCAGCCTCGCGTCGGCATGCGGGATCGGGCTGTAGGCGGAATAGTAGACTCGTCGCAATCGCTGGCCCGTGTACAGTTCGGACGCCGTCTTCAAAATTTCCAAATCGGGTGTTGGCGTCGCCCCCACAATCATTTGGGTGCTCTGTCCAGCGGGTGCGAACCGCGGTGGCTTGAACCCGGACTTCTTCTCCTGAGTCGTTTCGTCGATCTTCTCGCGAATGCCGGTCATCGTGCCGACAATCTGCGGCTTGTTCTTCTCCGGTGCCAGTTGGACCAAGTCGCTTTCGGTTGGAAGTTCAATATTCACGCTCAGGCGGTCCGCCCAGCGACCAGCCTGCTCGATTAACGCGCTCGACGCATTCGGAATCGTTTTTAGATGAATGTAGCCACCGAAATGTTGATCGACTCGCAGGCGACGCGCCACTTCGATCAACTGTTCCATCGTGTAGTCGGAGGTTTGGATGATGCCCGAACTGAGGAATAGCCCTTCGATATAGTTGCGTTTATAGAACTCCATCGTCAACGAAACGACTTCATCGACCGTAAACCGAGCACGCGGCGTATCGCTTGAGATGCGATTCACACAGTACTGGCAATCGTAGATGCAGTAGTTCGTCAGCAAGATTTTTAACAGCGATACACAACGCCCGTCCGGCGTGTAGCTGTGACAGATCCCCATGCCTTCGGTGCTGCCGATTTTGCTGCCAGGTCGTGTTCCTTTGGATCCACTGCTGGCGCAGGAAGCATCGTATTTCGCGGCATCCGCGAGGATCGTCAGCTTGTCTTGCACATCCATCGCCAAGTGTCGTGTCCTGTTGGAGGTCGTTGCTCGGATGCGCCGCTGCGCAGCCCGTTTGCCGGAGGCGGTTTGTTTTCGAAGCATGGCCAGATGCAAAGGACGTACCGGGATTGCGTCCGTTGGCACAGGCTTTGCTTTGATCCTATGCACCAAAGGCGACCACGCAGGACGCCAATCACGAAGACCTTAACGGAGAACGAGTATGTACATCGGTGGCGGAATCCTAGGGACAGTCTTGGTCGTTTTGCTGATCGTCTATTTGGCCCGAAGAGTATGAACCGGGATCGGACGCAGCTATTAACCACTTACTCGGAGAATCAGTTCTATGTCGAATAAACAATCCAATGCCGCCGTCGCCCACCAATCTGGCGACGCCTCGCAATCACCATGGGCGGACGTCTACGCAGCGGTTGGCTTGCGTTGGCCGCAAATCGACCAAGGTGACCTGCGGCAGTGCGAACAATCCGTCGCCGCCATCACCGGATTTGTGTCACAGCAAGTGGGCGAGAGCCGGGAAGAAGTGGAATCAGCCGTTTCTGAATTCGCCCCGGTGGATCCTGGAATGTTGGACCCTTTGACCGACCGGCTGAAGGGATTTTCGGACAACGTTGCCGAGTCTGCCCATTCGGCGGTGGAGCGTGTTCAGTACGAGATCGACGAATCGCCTGTGAAGTTGTCGTTGGGCGCGATGGCGTTCGGGTTCGCGCTTGGCGTTTTGGCGACGACGGCCTACGTCCGTGCTCACCAAGAAGCGACTGCCTGGGACAGAGTTCGTGGTCGGTTTGGCGCCTAGCCTTTGTGGTCCGAAATCTCGCGATCGGTCTCCCTGAAAGAAACCATTCGCGAAACTGACGGACCGTTTTTTCAAGTCTCAACACGTCTAACGTTTCAGTGGAACCCTCTTGATGACGCACACTACTTTGCTTGGCCAATCACCGTCGTCCGAAATGCAGTCGCAGATCGTCGGGATGGGGCCCATCGTCCTTGACGGCGGCGTCGCATTTCGTGTCTGGGCACCCGGTGCGGACAAGGTGTGCGTCGTGGGCGATTTCAACGATTGGGATCCGGACAGTCATGTGATGCAGGCAGAGGACCACGGAAATTGGTTCGTCGTCGTCGACCATGCGAAGCCTGGCGATCAGTACAAGTACGTGCTGACCAACGGTGATCAGACCTTTGAACGAATTGATCCACGCGTTCGCGAAGTCACCAATAGTGTCGGCAACGGAATCGTCCATCAACCGGATTTCGACTGGCAAGATGACGCATTCGAAATGCCGGCCTGGAACGAATTGGTAATCTACGAAACCCATATCGGGACCTTTCACCGCAATGACGGCGCCGTGGGGACGTTCGACGACTATCAACAGAAGTTCGAACACTTGAAACAGCTTGGCGTCAACGCGCTGCAGGTGATGCCGATTGCGGAGTTCGCTGGTGACTTGTCCTGGGGCTACAACCCAGCCCACCCATTTGCAATCGAGTCTGCCTATGGCGGGCCTCTCGGTTTCAAGACCTTTGTGCGTGAGGCACACAAGGCCGGGTTCGCGGTGATTCTGGACGTCGTTTACAACCACTTTGGCCCTAGCGATCTGGACCTTTGGCAGTTCGACGGGTGGAGCGAGAACG
Protein-coding regions in this window:
- the pdeM gene encoding ligase-associated DNA damage response endonuclease PdeM is translated as MTHSIHTTIAGIELQLFAQRAAFSATHRTLFVADTHLGKDATFRRHGLPVPTGSSAGTMQTISGLLTKTKANRLVILGDMFHAKSSLSKETLESVEKFLGNHPSLEFTLIRGNHDAHVGSLPPQWPIEVVSPGERIAGLALGHHPAPVPDGADLLLCGHLHPAVRIGKGRESFGKLPCFWYSSGCLVFPAIGEFTGTHAIQTKQTDRLWLIADDEIMEYPPHATKHA
- a CDS encoding ligase-associated DNA damage response DEXH box helicase, with amino-acid sequence MNTTITSKRETPSQIIDRYFASIGWKPFAFQRTVWRSYRDGFSGMLHSATGTGKTLGVWMGPILKWLQENPDQTKWNPKRPAAARVLWITPLRALAGDTENSLRAPLSALGLPWTLDSRTGDSKQSAKNRQLKRLPTALVTTPESLSLMLTHEKLLPQLSQLECVIVDEWHELLGTKRGIQTELALSRLRSLNPDLRVWGVSATLGNLPQACQALMGDTPPDRVKIVEGHKKKKVKLESIIPEKMERFPWSGHIGTKMVPQVASLLETVNSALVFANTRSQTEIWYQHLLKQKPQWAGRIAIHHGSLDMSVRRWVEDELREGRLRAVVCTSSLDLGVDFTAVDLVIQIGSPKGAARLLQRAGRSGHQPDAQSRLAFVPTNAIELIELAAAQDAIRGGRLEARPMLQRPLDVLAQHVVTIAIGGGFTSDALLKEVRTAYAYRSLTDAEWQWVLNFVVHGGESLEAYPDFHRVEIQDGRYQVTERRTITNHRINIGTIVADASMQVKFLKGRTLGTAEESFVSKLNPGDKFLFAGRLVQLVRVKDNAAYVRRATGKPDTVPRWMGGRMPLSSELSEALRRRIEQASEGKYIGREMTSLKPLFQLQEKWSSLPRSDELLMEKIKSRRGHHLFLFPFEGRLVHEGMAALFAHRMSKLRKQSFSMACNDHGIVLQSPTVIQVEQAVTAGVFAIGDLTTEILESMNSTEMAKRQFRQIARVAGLIHPGLPGRRKSASHLQASSNLFFDVFCQYDPENMLLEQSRREVLEQQLESTRMRAALGRIESSRLILNEPKSVTPLSFGLLVDKLRERVSSETLADRVRRMQEDLELAAESKE
- a CDS encoding ATP-dependent DNA ligase, which translates into the protein MKRFAQLYNALDSTTKTNEKIAAMSDYFGSADRLDAAWAIHFLSGSKLKRLVPTKRLRSWAAEVAGIPDWLFDESYHAVGDLAETLTLTVPPGSSNEDHSLAHWITERLMPLRRMDPDAQRAAILTIWEETAPQERFVVMKLITGSFRVGVSKRLVTRAIADRFKIAPDVIAHRLMGNWEPSPELIQRLIDPDTQDTIISQPYPFCLAHAIANDVGPEPLGEPSDYAAEWKWDGIRGQVIRRSGQTFVWSRGEELMENRWPEVEAAAERLPDGTVLDGEILAATSDGNVLPFSSLQRRIARKTVGKKLLADVPVVFHAFDLLEDAGADIRSQPFDQRRARLDCLLSSVQHPHLRSTRLIQADSWQQWRQVRETSRDNNAEGLMLKLRSAGYDTGRVRGTWWKWKVEPHTIDAVMIYAQKGHGRRASLYTDYTFALWDNDKLVPFAKAYSGLTDAEIRKVDRFIRTHTQESFGPVRSVSPELVMELAFEGLQRSSRHKSGIATRFPRIVRWRHDKQAADANQLSELLELLPT
- a CDS encoding ligase-associated DNA damage response exonuclease gives rise to the protein MTILEFTTTGLYCSLGDFYVDPNRPVDRAVVSHAHTDHARWGCRRYLAAKPSEHLLRMRMNDDAEFQFLEYGDSISIGGVNISFHPAGHILGSAQVRLEHRGRVEVVTGDYKLGDDPTCESWQPVRCHLMVTESTFGLPVYRWQPDPVTTASINQWWRESQDEGKCCVLYGYAVGKSQRLLAGLDPDIGPIYTHGAVEKGTEAYRKSGIAMPETTYVGSITGKHDWAGGMVVAVPSAHGTPWMRRFGTVSTAMASGWMAVRGARRRRSVDRGFVVSDHVDWPSLMQAIDLCDPETVWVTHGYSAVVARHLNEQGRSAEVLETSARSESDEDAAADVDVDMETDGET
- a CDS encoding UdgX family uracil-DNA binding protein (This protein belongs to the uracil DNA glycosylase superfamily, members of which act in excision repair of DNA. However, it belongs more specifically to UdgX branch, whose founding member was found to bind uracil in DNA (where it does not belong), without cleaving it, appears to promote DNA repair by a pathway involving RecA, rather than base excision.), with product MQTIFIDSYDRWRTEARRLITMDVHPSDVQWQSNAEQPSLFDDDLLPQPDCKHGFSVPRKFLELAKNVACHRSDARWSILYRTLWRILNQHRELLNITTDDDVYQLVQMQKAVTRDVHKMKAFVRFRKVSDNPESFMAWHRPDHRIVRLAAPFFARRFRGMNWSIFTPDESVAWDQSELQYGPGVPASAVSSEDALEELWKTYYASTFNPARVKVAMMKREMPVRHWATLPETDLIPELLQRAPTRVDQMIETQEGFGQTAAHFMPTERSLESLSDAAGRCTACDLCHDANQLVFGEGPANAKIVLIGEQPGDLEDIQGKPFVGPAGQLLDECLAAAGIDRTTVYVTNTVKHFKFTRLDKRRLHKKPDSREIFACRPWLEAELEEIQPDVIVCLGATPAQALLGRDFRITRSRGKRLQTEWCKQTVATWHPAAVLRMPDQSRRHQMQEQLVGDLRMAVGE
- a CDS encoding putative DNA modification/repair radical SAM protein, translating into MLRKQTASGKRAAQRRIRATTSNRTRHLAMDVQDKLTILADAAKYDASCASSGSKGTRPGSKIGSTEGMGICHSYTPDGRCVSLLKILLTNYCIYDCQYCVNRISSDTPRARFTVDEVVSLTMEFYKRNYIEGLFLSSGIIQTSDYTMEQLIEVARRLRVDQHFGGYIHLKTIPNASSALIEQAGRWADRLSVNIELPTESDLVQLAPEKNKPQIVGTMTGIREKIDETTQEKKSGFKPPRFAPAGQSTQMIVGATPTPDLEILKTASELYTGQRLRRVYYSAYSPIPHADARLPGQSPPMVREHRLYQADWLMRFYGFDANEIVTESDSNLSLDMDPKLAWAIANRHFFPVDVNRASREELLRIPGIGVRSVDRILVIRRYQSLRCSDLRKLRVAWNRTKWFVQAADHNPGLASLDKLDLGKQAKPKTTQLMLFDAAQSAVSGEV